One window from the genome of Flavobacterium agricola encodes:
- a CDS encoding COX15/CtaA family protein gives MKKNFVTLAKTSLILVYLVIIAGGAVRMTGSGMGCPDWPKCFGYYIPPTDEKELLWEANHEFNKGQVIIKDKQLWVAKSTFTSTATYNPNNWELYTKHDYAVFNVFHTWTEYINRLFGALAGFACLAMAIASFSYWKEKKAVTLLSWLVVFSMGFQAWLGATVVYSVLNPLKITTHMVMALVIVAFILNLIKIAKTNKTETVVSTQVKTLLWVTLGLTLVQVIMGTQVRELVDHQVRDGVTNTAAWLANPNWQFYFHRTFSIVVVALNLWLFSINKKQKLGLTKISWVIALLVIEVLSGMAMYYLDFPFGMQTTHLVFASILFGVQYYLILETKNK, from the coding sequence ATGAAAAAAAACTTTGTAACCCTTGCAAAAACATCATTAATACTTGTTTATTTAGTTATTATTGCTGGTGGTGCTGTTAGAATGACAGGATCTGGAATGGGATGCCCCGATTGGCCTAAATGTTTTGGTTATTATATTCCGCCAACAGATGAAAAAGAATTGTTGTGGGAAGCCAATCATGAATTTAATAAAGGACAAGTAATTATTAAAGACAAACAACTTTGGGTAGCTAAAAGCACTTTTACATCAACAGCAACATACAACCCTAACAATTGGGAATTATATACCAAACACGATTATGCGGTGTTTAACGTTTTTCATACTTGGACAGAATATATAAACCGATTATTTGGTGCATTAGCCGGTTTTGCATGTTTGGCAATGGCCATTGCATCGTTTAGTTATTGGAAAGAAAAAAAGGCAGTAACTTTACTTTCATGGTTGGTTGTTTTTTCAATGGGATTCCAAGCTTGGTTAGGAGCAACAGTTGTTTATTCGGTTTTAAACCCTTTAAAAATTACCACACATATGGTAATGGCTTTAGTAATTGTTGCATTTATTTTGAATCTTATAAAAATTGCTAAAACAAATAAAACAGAAACGGTAGTTTCTACCCAAGTAAAAACCTTATTATGGGTAACTTTAGGGCTTACCTTGGTGCAGGTTATTATGGGAACTCAAGTACGTGAATTGGTAGATCATCAGGTGCGTGACGGCGTAACTAATACAGCAGCTTGGTTAGCAAATCCGAATTGGCAATTTTATTTTCATCGTACTTTCTCCATCGTTGTAGTTGCTTTAAACCTTTGGTTATTTAGCATAAACAAAAAACAAAAACTGGGCTTAACTAAAATAAGCTGGGTAATTGCTTTATTGGTTATCGAAGTTTTATCTGGAATGGCCATGTACTATTTAGATTTCCCTTTTGGTATGCAAACTACGCATTTGGTATTTGCTTCTATTTTATTTGGGGTACAATATTATTTGATATTAGAAACAAAAAATAAATAA
- a CDS encoding sensor histidine kinase: protein MKDFRKHIKRYVFTLLFAYLLVLGLNFYFASPSEPVSYANTFFAVFMYTTSIYIANSFFVYLFFKQTKLLNENLKYAFGYWVAILSALFVAMLIDFFITFLWHNQPVYESFIALKRKQMFPQYVLVFFITTVVYFFLVYKKKQETQVRAQKIIAQSATAKFASLKSQIDPHFLFNSLNVLSCLIEENPNKAQQFTIALSKTYRYVLEQRNNDLVDLQDELHFAKTFVQLLKMRYEDALEISLPEIDTETERKVVPLVLQLLLENAVKHNKINAQHPLKILITIDDNFLRVENNYQPKETLKNNSTGFGLNHIVERYQLVTSRELVIKQTPNSYQVLISILTEHVITEVNENDLDAVDAEVLARAQSRLFELKSFYLSLFFFLFLVLIYCVLNALNIFNPILFWMPFVLFIFGLSIIIQYFQIFKMKKWEQKMIAKYLQQNKKHTNHGK, encoded by the coding sequence ATGAAAGATTTCAGAAAACATATAAAACGCTACGTTTTTACTTTATTGTTTGCTTACCTATTAGTTTTAGGTTTAAACTTTTATTTTGCTTCGCCATCAGAACCGGTAAGTTACGCAAACACATTTTTTGCCGTGTTTATGTACACCACCAGTATTTATATTGCGAATAGTTTTTTTGTGTATTTGTTTTTTAAACAAACTAAGCTGCTTAATGAAAATTTAAAATATGCATTTGGCTATTGGGTGGCAATTTTATCGGCCTTGTTTGTGGCCATGTTAATTGATTTTTTTATTACGTTTTTGTGGCACAATCAACCGGTTTACGAATCTTTTATTGCATTAAAGCGCAAACAAATGTTTCCGCAATATGTATTGGTGTTTTTTATTACTACGGTTGTTTACTTTTTTTTGGTTTATAAAAAAAAGCAAGAAACCCAGGTACGTGCTCAAAAAATAATAGCCCAAAGTGCAACAGCAAAATTTGCAAGTTTAAAAAGCCAAATCGATCCGCATTTTTTGTTTAACAGCTTAAACGTTTTAAGTTGTTTAATAGAAGAAAACCCGAATAAAGCTCAGCAATTTACCATTGCTTTATCTAAAACCTACCGTTACGTTTTAGAACAGCGTAATAATGATTTGGTTGATTTGCAAGATGAATTGCATTTTGCCAAAACCTTTGTACAACTGCTTAAAATGCGTTACGAAGATGCGTTAGAAATTTCGTTACCAGAAATTGATACAGAAACAGAACGTAAGGTTGTTCCGTTAGTTTTACAACTGCTGTTAGAAAATGCGGTTAAGCACAACAAAATTAATGCGCAGCATCCGCTTAAAATTTTAATTACGATTGATGATAATTTTTTAAGGGTCGAAAATAATTACCAACCTAAAGAAACGCTTAAAAACAACAGCACCGGTTTTGGTCTGAATCATATTGTAGAGCGCTACCAATTGGTTACCAGTCGGGAATTGGTTATTAAACAAACTCCGAATTCGTACCAAGTTTTAATTTCTATTTTAACCGAGCACGTAATAACCGAAGTAAACGAAAATGATTTAGATGCGGTTGATGCTGAGGTTTTAGCTCGCGCACAAAGCCGTTTATTCGAGCTTAAATCGTTTTACCTTAGCCTTTTTTTCTTTTTATTTTTGGTACTGATTTATTGTGTTTTAAACGCCTTAAATATTTTTAATCCGATTTTATTTTGGATGCCTTTCGTACTTTTTATTTTTGGGTTAAGCATTATAATTCAATATTTTCAGATTTTTAAAATGAAAAAATGGGAACAAAAAATGATTGCTAAATATTTACAACAAAATAAAAAACATACAAATCATGGAAAATAA
- a CDS encoding LytR/AlgR family response regulator transcription factor: MEIVLVEDEKPAARYLARRLEALGYPVTKQLHSVAEAVAWFTTNSHPDLIFLDIQLSDGLSFEIFDQVQITSAIIFTTAYDEYALKAFKLNSIDYLLKPIDPEELSFALAKFKQNSIANSISIASLKQLLQVNESSKTYKERFVVKIGQQIKIISVADVLCFFSENKATYLKTLENRDYLLDGSLETIENELDNKNFFRINRKFIIQRAAIADIHLFSNSRLKVSLKNFISEHLIVSREKVSEFKQWIN; this comes from the coding sequence ATGGAAATAGTTTTAGTTGAAGACGAAAAGCCAGCTGCGCGCTATTTAGCCCGGAGATTAGAAGCTTTAGGTTATCCGGTTACCAAGCAATTGCATTCGGTTGCCGAAGCTGTTGCATGGTTTACTACAAATTCGCATCCTGATTTAATATTTTTAGATATTCAGTTGTCCGATGGGCTTTCGTTCGAAATTTTTGATCAGGTACAAATTACAAGCGCTATTATTTTTACTACCGCTTACGATGAATATGCACTTAAAGCTTTTAAATTAAATTCGATTGATTATTTGTTAAAACCTATTGATCCGGAAGAACTTAGTTTTGCACTTGCAAAGTTTAAACAAAACAGCATTGCAAATTCAATTTCAATTGCCAGCTTAAAACAATTGTTGCAGGTAAACGAATCATCAAAAACGTACAAAGAACGATTTGTAGTTAAAATTGGACAACAAATAAAAATAATTTCTGTGGCAGATGTTTTGTGCTTTTTTTCAGAAAATAAAGCCACCTATTTAAAAACGTTAGAAAATAGAGATTATTTGTTAGACGGAAGTTTAGAAACGATAGAAAATGAGTTGGATAACAAAAACTTTTTTAGAATAAACAGAAAATTTATTATTCAACGTGCAGCAATTGCAGACATTCATTTATTTTCGAATTCCAGATTAAAAGTAAGTTTAAAGAACTTTATTTCAGAACATTTAATTGTGAGCCGAGAAAAGGTTTCCGAGTTTAAACAATGGATTAATTAA
- a CDS encoding 2TM domain-containing protein, with the protein MENNKAYLRAHKKVKNIKEFYGHLLTYVLVISGLIILNVLTSPKHLWFYWPALGWGIGIICHGISVFNFNPFFNKEWEERKLKQFIEEEKELLNKWK; encoded by the coding sequence ATGGAAAATAATAAAGCTTACTTGCGCGCGCATAAAAAAGTAAAAAATATAAAAGAATTTTATGGCCATTTATTAACCTACGTTTTAGTAATTTCTGGGTTAATTATTTTAAATGTATTAACCTCGCCTAAACATTTGTGGTTTTATTGGCCTGCATTAGGATGGGGAATTGGGATTATTTGCCACGGCATTTCAGTTTTTAATTTCAATCCGTTTTTTAATAAAGAATGGGAAGAGCGTAAACTGAAACAATTTATTGAAGAAGAAAAAGAGCTTTTAAACAAATGGAAATAG
- a CDS encoding nucleoid-associated protein, with protein sequence MINLFSTHIDSLSIHRVGNKSRLEPIFLSETTFAINDEIMPLLKEFFFKPFRDKEENYFKFAHDVDLEYNDMYNYATEIFSNPSSTHEVSKKITKHLYEQSNHPHIKNGEVYVTYLSNVLIDNNKVDAIGIFKSELKTDFLQFEEKGSNLEMILQQGINLTKLDKGCIIFNYEKEDGYKILTVDSNRYDARYWLEHFLSVEVFEDENFKTKKYLKFCEDFAKEVVLPAEDKKEEVMFMNRSMNYFAKNDEFEEQNFLNEVIDNPDLMAEFKNYKVDKGAKYSVEDLTNFPIANAAVSDVRKKIKNVINLDTNIQIKLDFVNPESAEKFVEKGWDEEKQMYYYLVYFNKEQKGNSNA encoded by the coding sequence ATGATTAACTTATTTAGTACACACATTGATTCTTTATCAATTCACCGCGTAGGTAATAAAAGCCGTTTAGAACCCATTTTTTTATCAGAAACTACTTTCGCTATTAACGACGAAATTATGCCTTTGTTAAAAGAGTTCTTTTTTAAACCGTTTCGTGATAAAGAAGAAAACTATTTTAAATTCGCACACGATGTAGATTTAGAATACAATGACATGTACAACTACGCTACCGAAATTTTTAGCAACCCAAGTAGCACACACGAGGTTAGTAAAAAAATTACCAAACATTTATACGAGCAATCAAACCACCCGCATATTAAAAACGGTGAGGTTTATGTAACGTACCTTTCTAATGTTTTAATTGACAACAATAAAGTTGATGCTATTGGTATTTTTAAATCCGAATTAAAAACAGATTTCTTACAGTTTGAAGAAAAAGGTTCAAACCTAGAAATGATTTTACAACAAGGTATTAACTTAACTAAGTTAGATAAAGGTTGTATTATTTTTAATTATGAAAAAGAAGATGGCTATAAAATTTTAACGGTAGATTCTAACCGTTACGATGCGCGTTATTGGTTAGAGCACTTTTTATCGGTGGAAGTTTTTGAAGACGAAAACTTTAAAACTAAAAAGTACTTAAAATTCTGCGAAGATTTTGCTAAAGAAGTTGTTTTACCAGCTGAAGATAAAAAGGAAGAGGTTATGTTTATGAACCGTTCTATGAACTATTTTGCAAAAAATGATGAGTTTGAAGAACAAAACTTTTTAAACGAAGTAATTGACAACCCTGATTTAATGGCCGAATTTAAAAACTACAAAGTAGATAAGGGAGCTAAATACAGCGTTGAAGATTTAACGAACTTTCCTATTGCAAACGCAGCAGTAAGCGATGTACGTAAAAAAATTAAAAACGTAATTAATTTAGATACCAACATTCAAATTAAATTAGATTTTGTGAACCCAGAATCGGCAGAAAAATTTGTAGAAAAAGGTTGGGACGAAGAAAAACAAATGTACTATTACTTAGTTTACTTTAACAAAGAACAAAAAGGAAATAGCAATGCATAA
- a CDS encoding plasmid pRiA4b ORF-3 family protein, which translates to MIYKFRVILDNEEDILRDIAIDENDSLEDLHNVIVNAFGFDGMEAASFYECDNEWAQSEKEYPLFDTGDVPGEIETMVDVPLTSVLHKEQTKIIYVYDFLNMWTFLVELAAIEEPEAGANYPDLLFSHGIMPATASALDFNANEEGIFGDYSDDYDEDDLDMFEGDGESFEDFGGYDENNW; encoded by the coding sequence ATGATTTACAAGTTTAGAGTTATTTTAGATAACGAAGAAGATATTTTACGAGATATAGCAATTGATGAAAATGATAGCTTAGAAGATTTACATAATGTTATTGTAAACGCTTTTGGCTTTGACGGAATGGAAGCTGCATCGTTTTACGAATGTGATAACGAATGGGCACAATCTGAAAAAGAATATCCGTTATTTGACACCGGCGATGTACCTGGTGAAATTGAAACCATGGTTGATGTACCGTTAACATCTGTACTTCATAAAGAGCAAACTAAAATTATTTACGTGTACGATTTTTTAAACATGTGGACATTTTTAGTAGAATTAGCTGCTATTGAAGAGCCTGAAGCAGGTGCAAATTATCCGGATTTATTATTTTCTCACGGAATTATGCCAGCAACAGCTTCTGCTTTAGATTTTAATGCAAACGAAGAAGGTATTTTTGGAGATTATAGCGACGATTACGACGAAGATGATTTAGACATGTTTGAAGGCGATGGCGAATCGTTCGAAGATTTCGGCGGTTACGACGAAAACAATTGGTAA
- a CDS encoding AEC family transporter, with product MSNIILIAVCLLVGYLLQFSKSFPKNSYKALNQFVIYISMPALALYYIPKVSLGLDLLFPFSVAWLNFLLAYLFFNFIGKKYNWSNKLIGCLILCAGLGNTSFVGFPVIQALYGDEGLQTAVIVDQPGSFVVLSTVAVLVASKYSVKKGTNESLLAKLFAFPPFIGFLIGLLVNLLQVDFPVPLQEVFKTLGATVSPIALVAVGLQLHVQKKSPYYQFLWLGLFFKLMLFPAFILLLFRVVFQVDGLNIDVSVMEAAMAPMVTASILATNYGLKPKLSNMMIGVGIPLSFITLAFWYVFITYVIN from the coding sequence TTGTCAAATATTATTTTAATTGCCGTTTGTTTGCTTGTTGGCTATTTGCTGCAGTTTTCTAAATCTTTTCCTAAAAATTCTTATAAGGCACTCAATCAGTTTGTTATTTATATATCAATGCCTGCATTAGCCTTGTATTACATTCCTAAAGTTAGTTTGGGGTTGGATTTGTTATTTCCTTTTTCGGTTGCCTGGTTAAACTTTTTATTGGCTTATTTATTTTTTAATTTTATTGGTAAAAAATACAATTGGTCTAATAAATTAATTGGCTGTTTAATATTATGTGCTGGTTTAGGAAATACCTCGTTTGTTGGTTTTCCGGTTATTCAGGCATTATATGGTGACGAAGGATTACAAACAGCTGTAATTGTAGATCAACCTGGATCGTTCGTGGTGCTTTCTACCGTTGCTGTTTTGGTAGCAAGTAAATATTCGGTTAAAAAAGGTACGAATGAATCGTTGCTTGCAAAACTTTTTGCTTTTCCGCCCTTTATTGGATTTTTAATAGGATTGCTGGTAAACCTGCTTCAGGTTGATTTTCCGGTTCCGTTGCAAGAAGTTTTTAAAACTTTAGGTGCAACGGTTTCGCCCATTGCTTTGGTTGCGGTTGGCTTGCAACTGCATGTGCAGAAAAAAAGTCCGTATTACCAATTTTTATGGTTGGGCTTATTTTTTAAGTTGATGCTTTTTCCTGCCTTTATTCTACTTTTATTCCGAGTTGTTTTTCAGGTCGACGGATTAAATATTGATGTTTCTGTTATGGAAGCTGCCATGGCGCCCATGGTAACAGCAAGCATTTTGGCAACCAATTACGGACTAAAACCTAAATTAAGTAATATGATGATTGGGGTTGGTATTCCGCTCTCGTTTATCACCTTGGCATTTTGGTACGTATTTATCACTTATGTAATAAATTAA
- the meaB gene encoding methylmalonyl Co-A mutase-associated GTPase MeaB, whose product MDQQSFSALNERDGVNKPNHISTQASNQIKKMRRKIITAEDLVAGILNQDKVALSRAITLVESTNNNHTEKANQVIQACMPYANQSIRIGITGVPGVGKSTFIEAFGSYLTTLGKKVAVLAIDPSSSISGGSILGDKTRMEELVKNPNAYIRPSASGESLGGVARKTRESIILCEACGFDVIIIETVGVGQSETAVHSMVDFFLLLNLAGAGDELQGIKRGIMEMADAIVINKADGDNVKRARIAKLDIQRALHLFPEKKSGWAPTASLCSALEQKGMKELWQMITEFETLTKQNGYFEQHRKQQTTHWMLETINEQLKNNFYDNPTIQAELEKQKNSVNNNEISPFKAAQNLLDLYFKA is encoded by the coding sequence ATGGATCAGCAATCATTTTCGGCTTTAAACGAACGAGATGGGGTAAATAAACCTAATCACATCAGCACGCAAGCCAGCAATCAAATAAAAAAAATGCGTCGTAAAATTATTACGGCGGAAGATTTGGTTGCCGGAATTTTAAACCAGGATAAAGTTGCATTAAGCCGTGCCATAACCTTGGTAGAAAGTACCAATAACAACCATACCGAAAAAGCCAACCAAGTTATTCAGGCCTGCATGCCGTACGCCAATCAATCCATTCGCATTGGTATTACAGGCGTTCCGGGCGTGGGTAAAAGTACGTTTATAGAAGCTTTTGGTTCGTATTTAACTACATTAGGTAAAAAAGTTGCTGTTTTAGCTATTGATCCGAGTAGTTCTATTTCGGGCGGAAGTATTTTAGGCGATAAAACCAGAATGGAAGAATTGGTAAAAAATCCAAACGCATATATTCGGCCTTCGGCATCGGGCGAAAGTTTAGGCGGTGTAGCACGTAAAACACGTGAAAGCATTATTTTATGTGAAGCTTGTGGTTTTGATGTAATTATTATTGAAACCGTTGGTGTGGGCCAATCTGAAACCGCCGTGCACAGCATGGTAGATTTTTTTTTATTGCTAAATTTAGCTGGCGCTGGAGATGAATTACAAGGCATAAAACGCGGCATTATGGAAATGGCCGATGCCATTGTTATTAATAAAGCCGATGGGGATAACGTGAAAAGAGCGCGAATAGCGAAATTAGATATTCAGCGGGCGTTACATTTATTTCCTGAAAAAAAATCAGGTTGGGCACCTACCGCAAGTTTATGTTCGGCCCTGGAACAAAAAGGCATGAAGGAATTGTGGCAAATGATTACGGAATTTGAAACATTAACCAAACAAAACGGTTATTTTGAACAACATCGCAAACAACAAACCACGCATTGGATGTTGGAAACCATTAACGAACAATTAAAAAATAATTTTTATGACAATCCAACTATACAAGCCGAGCTAGAAAAGCAAAAAAACAGCGTGAATAATAATGAAATTTCACCTTTTAAAGCTGCACAAAACTTGTTAGATTTATATTTTAAAGCATAA
- a CDS encoding bile acid:sodium symporter family protein yields MKFKIDGFVITILITVLLAYLFPFFGTDQSPINIGTITNYGIGFIFLFYGLKLDQNKIKTDLSNWKLHLVVQLATFLLFPLLVLLVKPFVAETELAGQIWLAFYFMACLPSTVSSSVVMVALAKGNIPGAIFNASISGIIGIVLTPLWMGFFLQTSTTDFDFTDTYIDLIVQIIIPIVLGLFLQKYIGYWSSKYNKQLNYFDKVIILLIIYKSFAHAFSIGLFESVSVAILAQIFAGVVVLFAILYGVLNLVCKTLGFTVEDRITALFCGSKKSLVHGTVFSSVMFGSSAVLGIILLPIMIYHAFQIVIISFIAQKFANR; encoded by the coding sequence ATGAAATTTAAAATAGATGGTTTTGTTATTACCATTTTAATAACTGTATTACTCGCTTATTTATTTCCGTTTTTCGGAACCGATCAAAGTCCAATAAATATTGGAACTATTACTAACTATGGAATTGGCTTTATTTTTTTATTTTACGGATTAAAGTTAGATCAGAACAAAATAAAAACCGATTTAAGCAATTGGAAATTGCATTTGGTGGTGCAGTTGGCAACCTTTTTACTTTTTCCGCTTTTAGTTTTGCTTGTTAAACCATTTGTTGCAGAAACAGAATTAGCTGGTCAAATTTGGTTGGCTTTTTATTTTATGGCTTGTTTGCCATCAACCGTTTCATCATCTGTTGTAATGGTTGCTTTAGCCAAAGGAAATATTCCTGGAGCTATTTTTAACGCCAGCATTTCTGGAATTATTGGTATTGTATTAACCCCGCTGTGGATGGGCTTTTTTTTACAAACCAGTACTACCGATTTTGATTTTACCGATACGTACATCGATTTAATTGTGCAAATTATAATTCCGATTGTTTTAGGTTTGTTTTTGCAAAAATATATTGGTTATTGGTCAAGCAAATACAACAAGCAATTAAACTATTTTGATAAGGTTATTATATTGCTTATTATTTATAAAAGCTTTGCACACGCATTCTCGATTGGTTTATTCGAATCGGTTTCTGTTGCAATTTTAGCACAAATTTTTGCTGGCGTTGTTGTTTTGTTTGCTATTTTATATGGGGTGCTAAACCTTGTTTGTAAAACGCTTGGTTTTACGGTAGAAGATAGAATAACTGCTTTGTTTTGTGGCTCTAAAAAATCATTGGTTCATGGTACGGTATTTTCGAGCGTTATGTTCGGATCGAGTGCAGTTTTAGGTATTATTTTATTACCCATCATGATTTATCATGCTTTTCAGATTGTGATAATTAGTTTTATAGCGCAAAAATTTGCGAACAGATAA
- a CDS encoding FAD-binding oxidoreductase, with the protein MNMIPENISNEVLNELQNIVGTDYLFVDANVLSDYGHDETEDLSFAPQVVVKPKSTSEVSAIVTLANQHQIPVTPIGGRTGLSGGALSVYGGIALSTERLNQIIAIDAKNLQVTTQPGVITEVLRDAVAAQGLFYPVDPSSQGSCFIGGNVAENSGGARAVKYGVTKDYVLNLEVVLPTGEIIWTGANTLKNATGYNLTQLLVGSEGTLGIVTQIVLKLLPLPTANVLLLVPFYKAEQACEAVSAIFRAGITPSALEFMERDAITWTANYLGEVNVPIGDNVQAHLLIEVDGNYPDILFQEAEKIMHVLEAYEIDEVLFADTDEQKNALWKLRRAVSEAVKANSIYKEEDAVVPRYELPNLLTAVKKAGEKYGFQSVCYGHAGDGNLHINIIKGNMSDEAWQNEVPKGITEIFEATVALKGTLSGEHGIGWVQKRYMPIAFNALHLQLMKQIKNIFDPNNILNPGKIFPDEI; encoded by the coding sequence ATGAATATGATTCCTGAAAATATTTCGAACGAAGTTTTAAATGAACTTCAAAACATTGTTGGAACCGATTATTTGTTTGTTGATGCTAACGTTTTATCTGACTATGGTCATGATGAAACAGAAGATTTAAGCTTTGCGCCTCAGGTTGTGGTAAAACCAAAATCAACATCCGAAGTTTCGGCAATTGTAACTTTAGCTAATCAGCATCAAATTCCAGTAACTCCAATTGGTGGGCGTACCGGATTAAGCGGTGGTGCGCTTTCGGTTTACGGCGGTATTGCTCTTTCTACCGAAAGATTAAATCAAATTATAGCAATTGATGCTAAAAATTTACAAGTTACTACTCAGCCTGGCGTAATTACCGAAGTTTTACGTGATGCGGTTGCTGCTCAAGGCCTTTTTTACCCAGTAGATCCTTCTAGCCAAGGCAGTTGTTTTATTGGTGGTAACGTGGCCGAAAATTCAGGCGGAGCTCGTGCCGTAAAATATGGCGTTACTAAAGATTATGTTTTAAACTTAGAAGTTGTTTTGCCTACCGGCGAAATAATTTGGACCGGAGCAAATACATTAAAAAATGCTACCGGATATAATTTAACGCAGCTTTTAGTAGGTAGTGAAGGTACGTTGGGCATAGTAACCCAAATTGTTTTAAAACTTTTACCGTTACCAACCGCTAATGTGCTTTTATTGGTGCCTTTTTATAAAGCCGAACAAGCTTGCGAAGCGGTTTCTGCCATTTTTAGAGCCGGAATTACGCCAAGTGCGTTAGAATTTATGGAACGTGATGCCATAACTTGGACCGCAAATTATTTGGGCGAAGTAAACGTACCGATTGGAGATAACGTTCAGGCGCATTTGTTGATTGAAGTTGATGGCAATTACCCCGATATTTTATTTCAAGAAGCCGAAAAAATTATGCATGTTTTAGAAGCTTACGAAATTGATGAAGTACTTTTTGCAGATACCGACGAGCAAAAAAATGCTTTATGGAAATTGCGTCGTGCTGTTTCAGAAGCCGTAAAAGCCAATTCGATTTACAAAGAAGAAGATGCCGTTGTGCCACGTTACGAATTACCAAATTTATTAACTGCGGTAAAAAAAGCTGGCGAAAAATACGGTTTTCAATCGGTTTGCTACGGACATGCTGGAGATGGCAATTTACACATTAACATTATTAAAGGTAATATGAGCGACGAAGCATGGCAAAATGAAGTGCCAAAAGGAATAACTGAAATTTTTGAAGCTACCGTTGCTTTAAAAGGAACTTTGTCGGGCGAACATGGTATTGGTTGGGTACAAAAACGTTACATGCCCATTGCATTTAACGCATTACATTTGCAGTTAATGAAACAAATTAAAAACATTTTTGACCCCAACAACATTTTAAACCCAGGTAAAATTTTCCCAGATGAAATTTAA